GAATCTCCAATGCGAACGGAAGGTTGAGGGCGAAGCGCGCTTCCATGCTTTTTCGCCGCATTTCAACCAGTTTTCAAAAAGAATGTTAAGCCCGCGCGGAGTTAGGCGGCGTCGATTTATGGGTCCGAGGGATCGGCAGTCTCGAAGATCGCCTCGGTGGGCCCTTGCAGCAGCAGGAAATCCGCGGCCTGGACGGCGATGAAGGCGATGTCCGGGCCGTTCAGAAAGTCTTGCAGGTGCGGCAAGCGTCGGCGAAGGCTGTCCGCGACGGCGCGGCATTGTTCCGGATCTTCGAGAATTTCGGCCCGGCCATGTACGGTCAAGGCCTTGGTTTCTCGGCGGTCCTGTTCTGGTTGCATACCACGATCGTCCAAGAGCAGGCTGACCTCCGGATTGGTCTGGAGGTTTGCGAACTTGTTGGTGTTGCGGTAGGTGGCCATGAAAAAGGTCGTGCAAAGATCGGAAGGAGCGAAGCCCATCAGGGATGTATGCGGCCGGTTGTCCTGAGATGTGGCGAGAACACAGCTTTGTTCGTTTTGAATCAGAGCGCGGATGGCGTCGTGCATGGGCGATTCCTTGGTTCGGTGTGGGGGCGTCACGCATGGCTATCAGGAAGGGCGATGCCGGGCAAGCCGGTGGCCGATATCATCAAGGTTGGAGGGTATATGGCGAACGAACTGCAAGAAAATATGGTCCGGTTGGCGACACGGGCCCGGGACGCGGCCAGGCTGACGGCCACCGCCGAGGGCAAACGCAAGGACGATGTGCTCCGGGAATTGGCCCGGCTGTTGCGGGACCAAGGCGGACGAGTGCTGGAAGCCAACCAGCGGGACGTGGACGCGGCCCTGGCCGCCGGGTTGGACGCGGCCCGGGTGGATCGGCTGCGGATGACCGAGGTGACCGTCGAGTCCATGGCCCAGGCCTGCCTGGAGGTCATGGCCCAGGCCGATCCGGTGGGCGAGATCGAAACCATGTGGCAACGGCCCAACGGGCTGCGCATCGGACGGATGCGCGTGCCCCTGGGCGTAGTGATGATGATCTACGAATCCCGGCCCAACGTGACCATCGA
The nucleotide sequence above comes from Desulfonatronum sp. SC1. Encoded proteins:
- a CDS encoding pyridoxamine 5'-phosphate oxidase family protein — protein: MHDAIRALIQNEQSCVLATSQDNRPHTSLMGFAPSDLCTTFFMATYRNTNKFANLQTNPEVSLLLDDRGMQPEQDRRETKALTVHGRAEILEDPEQCRAVADSLRRRLPHLQDFLNGPDIAFIAVQAADFLLLQGPTEAIFETADPSDP